One genomic window of Arvicola amphibius chromosome 4, mArvAmp1.2, whole genome shotgun sequence includes the following:
- the Smim5 gene encoding small integral membrane protein 5: MAATDFKEEIRSVGERLLLKLQGLPQAEPVELVAFSIIVLFTATVLLLMLLACSCCCVRCCCPNRRSRKILVQPIKPR, translated from the exons ATGGCAGCCACAGACTTTAAGGAGGAGATTCGCTCTGTGGGTGAGAGGCTGCTGCTGAAGCTGCAAGGACTGCCCCAGGCTGAGCCCGTGGAGCTGGTGGCCTTCTCTATCATCGTTCTTTTCACAG CTACGGTCctgctgctgatgctgctggcctgcagctgctgctgtgtGCGCTGCTGCTGCCCCaacaggagaagcaggaagatcctCGTGCAACCCATAAAACCCAGATGA